Proteins encoded by one window of Ursus arctos isolate Adak ecotype North America unplaced genomic scaffold, UrsArc2.0 scaffold_22, whole genome shotgun sequence:
- the CCDC90B gene encoding coiled-coil domain-containing protein 90B, mitochondrial isoform X4, whose translation MVTRAQQEITVQQLMSHLDSIRKDMVILEKSEFANLRAENQKMKTELEQVKQQLINETSQIRADNKLDINLERSRVTDMFTDQEKKLMEATTEFTSKDTKTRSIISETSNKIDTEIASLKTLMESNKLETIRYLAASVFTCLAIALGFYRIWK comes from the exons GAAATAACAGTACAACAACTTATGTCTCATTTGGACTCCATCAGGAAAGACATGGTCATCCTAGAGAAAAGTGAATTTGCAAATCTGAGAGCAGAGAATCAG aaaatgaaaactgaattgGAACAAGTTAAGCAGCAACTGATA aatgaaaCCAGTCAAATCAGAGCAGACAATAAACTGGACATCAACCTAGAAAGGAGCAGAGTAACTGATATG TTTACAGATCAAGAAAAGAAACTTATGGAAGCAACCACAGAATTTACCAGCAAG GATACCAAAACCAGAAGTATTATTTCCGAGACTAGTAATAAAATCGACACTGAAATTGCTTCTTTGAAAACACTGATGGAGTCAAACAAGCTTGAGACAATTCGTTACCTTGCAG CCTCGGTGTTTACTTGCCTTGCAATAGCATTGGGATTTTACAGAATCTGGAAATAG